From Daucus carota subsp. sativus chromosome 6, DH1 v3.0, whole genome shotgun sequence:
CAACGGCTATATTGAGCTGGTGCAGTGTATATTACTGGGTTTTGTAGTGTAGATgagtttattgtttttgaaaatagaCACTAAGCTTTGTGATTGTCATTGTAGTATGGCTGAGTATTGTTATTATCGTATGTTGGTTGTTGAACGAACGGCTTGGACGGAGAAGAATGCTGGGAGAAGGTTTGTGAGCTGTGTTTATAGTAAAAGGGGCTGCAAATATTTCCGTTGGGTTGAAGGTCCGATTTGCGAGCGTGGGCGTGAAGTGATTCGAGGGTTGCTTAGGCGAATCGAGAACAGAGAAGAAGAGAAAGAGATTGTGAAGACAGTCCACAACAATGGTGGGTCAAATGAAGCAAATCTGCCCATTAGAAGTAGTGTGTGCAGAGCATTTGTGTTGTTCATTGCTCTTGTGTTAATTCTGTATGTTTTATCCGGGAATCGTTGTGTTTGTGGTGTTTAATCCACTTTGATGTATTGTTATGTTGAATGTATGAGGTCTGTTGAATCCAATTTGTGTTtgattttgtttgttaattaacAAGAAACAAGGAAATAGATAAATAACAAGAAAATAGATAGATAGCCATTACAACCAGCACTGATGCATTAAAGCACCATTAACACAAACTTTGAAATTAAACAGCAAGATAACAGACGCAGAAACTAAGAAACAATCTTGAGTGAATGCATTCACTCAAGATCTGCAGCGAGAACGGAAGCCATGAATGCAGGAGCATCAGCAAGCTCCATGATTCCACCTTCACCATCAAGTTGAGAGTTAGCAAGAGTGGTAGCAGCCTTATTTCCAGCCACAGAGACATGCTCAATACGGCATGAATCCCATGCCTCACTCTCCAGTTTTTTGATCAGATCAACCAAATCAGCAAGTCAAAACTCTGGATCCGGATCACTAACTGCATTCAGTGCCTCCTGAGATTCACACTCCACAACAACATGCTTGGTATCACCCTTTTCCCAAGCCAACTTCAGGCCATAGAACATGGACCAAAGTTCTGCACCAAGTGGAACAACCAAGCCTATCATTCCTGCAGCCCCCCTGATCCATTCCCCCCGACTGTTTCTCATCACACAACCCATAGAAGCTCTCATTCTAGCCCTATCAAACACTCCCTTACAGTTCACTTTTGCTACATGAGGAGATGGTTTACTCCACCCAGCCAtgactacaaattaaaatagAGAATTATGTAAATAAAATGCTGTGCAAAGTAGTGTGACCagtgtgtgtttatatactaGATCATGCATTAAATCCATGTTGAACCACCTGCAACATTTTGTCAAAAGTTGTAATTTACAATGCATTCAAACTTGTAATACCaacctttttatatatattttaaatttacatatCAACCTTTTTAGTAATTATTATATTCTCATTATTGATTGATgttttacttaaattttataaggattttatataaaaattttaattttcttaattaaaatttcCTTTATCACTTTAAAGTTGATTCGTTtgtatttatgaaaattatttgaatttttttgaaattgtctTGATTGTCATTTAATGAGTTCGTACGTTAATTGTGCATCTATTGATGGCTaattttgtaccatttatgggtggtTGATTGATGGCTTATTTTTGGCTTGTAAGAGGCATTTATGTGCCACTTTGTTGGCTGCAATTATGTGCCACTTTGTTGGCTtgttaataattgttatattatattttcggtatattatctttttcattAGTGTCTCACCAAAGATCCATCTTTGGTTGAGACTTTACTTAATTTCCTTTTTCACTAGTTGAATGATTATCACATGatgttaatttttattagttattggatatattatcctttattttttaataatatatatatataatcagttatatatatatatatatagacttaTATTCTCCTTGTTTCCTTTGTTTATAATTTCAGGatgcttggaagaagacgggtttttcttttcggacattaaagttttattatctaaatttccccggtcatcttgcatgtccgatggttagatgataagctttcttgaatgaaagaattatcacggtgaattgccggaTCATTtttgttgagattcattctcattatcaaaaaaaaaaaaaaaaaaaaaaaaaaacttgtaataCCAACACTAGTACAAATATTAAGCCAATAGGATAGCAAGCCAATATGAGTTGAGCAAAAGTAAAACTTCCATTAAACCATGCAAAAGAAACTGACAACATCAATGTATGAATAAAATTTGTACaacaaattttatcaaaaaatacaaCTAGCAGTCCACTAGCTAGCTGCAACAAAAACATGATGAGTGTGCCCAAAAAAGTCAGTTTCTAATGCATCCTTTGTCCACTGGTATGACTACTTTCATGGAGCTTTTTTACCCAAAGCTGCCTTCCTTGCATTAGCCTCAGCTTCAATTTGTCTCAAAGTGGTGACATGACTTCCTCTTGCCATAAACCTCTGTGGTTGTATGCCTAGTGGTGTGCCCTCCATCCTAGCAGGTTGACTGTATGAACCAAATACTCCACCTTGACCACCACTTGACAAATCAGGAATTATTATCTTTGGAATTTGGTCAGAGGGTGTAGCTGATGTGCTTGTATCCTGCTTCTTGCTGACTTTTGATGCCACTGCCTTTTTTGGTTTCCTTGCTTTAACATTTGTTTTAACACCACTTGCTTGATCAGTTTTCTACAAAACATTAGGAAATTACCAAGTAAACTATAATCATAATGTCAAACATATTAATTAATGCTTGAATTTAGAAGTAAATAATGTACCTTGGCAGGACAGGTTCTGGCATTGTGGCTCTTTTCTTTACAGTAGCTACAAAATACATTTGTATTTTGCCTTCTCAATTTGGTGGTATCTAGTGggatatcattttttttgtttctttttttttttggtcttcCAGGTTGAACCTTGATCAGGGGTGGTAGGGGGCCAGGACTCCCAGTTTTCTCCCAATATTCTGAGCTATTAATTGGTTCAACAGTGTGATTATAAGTGGCTAAATACATGTCCTTTCCATATGTAGGATGAATGTAGTCTACCAACTTCAAGTTTTTCCAGTGTATACAAGCACATGCATGATAACAGGGGAGGCCAGTCAAGTCAAATTTCCTACAAGCACAAGTCCTACCATCAAGATCAACTACTATTTCATGGCCCTCATCTGTCATTGTAACCAAATATTTGCTTTTTCCTGACCATTGAACCATACATCCACTGCTATGACTCATTGCcctacaaatattttaaaaattataactaattggACAACTAATTAACAATCTCATTATAGGAACACAATTTAGACAAACTTACTTGTTAACTTTTCTCATAGCATTAGGACATATGGGATTTAATGCATAACTTTTAGCCATTTTATCTCTTCTGCTTTGAATCCTTCTCATTGCACTCTTTTGTAAAAACCCATTAGAAGTCCAATAATAGGAAGATCTCTGTATTCTCTTATGTTGTTGTTGAACACCTCACAATGGTTATTGACAAACATATCAGACAGACATGTAGTCCTAAATCCTGCTCTTGACCATTGTGAGTTTGGTTTTTCCATTAACCAGTCATGACATTTTTTGGATAACTAtaaacaaaagtaaaataaatcaTTACTAGAATAAAATTCCTAGCAAGCTATAAACAGTTAACAAGCAAGTCAACTACCTTTTTAAGCTCTGACATGTGTTTGTTAAACATAAATTCTGTAGTGGATATTGCTGCAAGCCACAATAAAGTTCTGCTGCCAACCCCTTTATGATCTTTGTACATGTTTCTGTACAAATGCATAACACAGAACCTGTGTTCTGCATTTGGTACAACAGTGGTAAGAGCATTGATGAGTCCCTGCATTGGTACAACAGTAGTTAGATTTAGTCCAAAAAATGCAACAACTATACCATCCAACTGTAAACAAGTGCAACAACTTTAATCTAACCTTTTGTCTATCTGATATAAAGGTCCAAGCACCAGAATTTATGATGTTAACATCATAAGCCAACAAATTCAAAAACCAATTCCAAGTTTCTGAATTTTCTGCCTCAACCACAGCCCAAGCAATTGGGTACATTCCATCATTTGAATCACATCCCACTGCTGTCAATAGTTGGCCACCAAATGGCCCTTTCAAATGACAACCATCTAGACCTATTATGGGCCTACAACCACTGGTAAAACCTCTCCTTAAAGGACCTAAGCATACATAAATTCTTTTAAATCTCCTAGCACTTGGTCCATCTTCAGGTCCACCATCAGGTTCATCTAATACAAGCTCAATTGTGCTATCTGGCATAGCCTTTTTAACTGCATATACATAATCCCACAACTGACCATATTGTTTCACATGATGCCCTTTTATGACTTGTAAAGCTTTTCTCTTAGCCCTACCAACTGCATAAAGGCTTACTTCACAGCCCCAATCATTTACAATCTTCTTATGGAAAGCACCAAGTGGCCAAGTGGGGTTCATCCTTATCTCATTTTCATAATGCTCTGCAATCCACTTGGAAGTCATATACTTCTGTTTAAAAGATGGTGGGCATGTGTGAGTTTTGATATATGTCCTTACTTGGTAAGTTTTGCTGTCCTGCATTAGAGAGGCATATATACTCCACTTACATTGTCCACCCTTGCACACATACTTTATTCTTTTGCCAAAATTTCTACATTGAACAACTGCTTTCCTATTGAGAATGGCAAATTTTTGCACTGCAGCCCTAAAGGAGTTTGCACTGGAGAACAGCATGCCTATCTCAAACTTTGGATCTTCCATATCTGTCCTCTCATTAAATACTTTACAACTAACAGCTTCCTCATCAGTGCTATTTGCAGCCATCCTTTCATCCTCACTGTTATAGTCATTGTCACTAATGTCTGATACAAGCTCATCACTAAAATGATCTTCTTTGTTTGCATCATCTTTTGAGCTTTGTTTTACATTCTTTCTTTTCTCCCTAGcagcacataactcatcatcaGTACTATCTATATTTGAACTGTCATCATGGAAACTACCATGCTCACCATCACTAACCACCTGTGGTTCAACAACAGGATTCTCATTCTCATCAACTCCTTTATCATCATCTTTGTTGAACTCCTCTGCCATACCCTCAAGCAACAACAATTGTTCAATTTCTTCTCTTTCAGCTGCACtcatattatcaaaatattcatAATTGAAATCCAACTGTGAGGGACAATAAGTTTGGGTCTGTTCAATGTGTACGGTAACAGCATAAACATACACCAATCTTCTACAATCAACCTTGCTACACATTGTTAGTACATCCCCATCTTTTTCAACCTTAGTACATGCACCTTCCATATGTGGCAGCTTATAAAAAATTTCAGTGTAACCTATGGTGCCAAATGCCTCTACAAGCATGGAATCAAGTTCTAAAATTGACATCTCGTCAATATCGCAATTATCCACATACCTAAACTCACCACCAACATAGGCACCAGAGACTCCATCAAAATTATCTCGACCATGTATCTTGATTGTGAATAAATCAGTCCCATCTAAAATACACAAACATACcaataataaacaaacaaaacccATCAAAATCGGTTCATACAGATGACAAAACAAGCAACAAATATCAACAATCAATCTTTATATCGTCTAACACAAAATCTATTCATTCAAAACACAAAAAACAGAGTGAGTTTAGCTAGATTACCCTTGTAAATCGGACCATCATCATCTCCTTTACTGGCCTCTCGCAAACTCCAAGTCATTAGGACAAAGATTCTAGGTATTTAAGAGAGTATCGCATTTAAGACATTTACAATAATTAGGTTATTTATGATCGTGTGTATCTATTCTGTTTTGCCGCGAATGCTTGTAAAGAGAGGAGCTGTGAGAAGAGAACCATGCCCCTACGATCTTGACGGTGTTAGTTGTTTACTAACGGTAGTACACAGTTCGCAAGAATCTTGTAAACGCAGGTACACACTTTGCAAGATAACAAAATccaggtacacaaagtgcacgaAGTGGAAACTAGAGGTACACATAATGCATTTAAGTCcacaaaaaatcataaatttggtGTGTTTTCATCGGTGtgattggtgtgaatgcagTAGGACCATCATTATTAAAAGAGTGTAAGACAATCAAAACATTCAAAAACTATCAAAAAAATTGTCTTTTAAATTTGGTGccacaatttatcaaatatgaaACTGTCATCTGAACTTTGTGCCAAAATTTAAATCCAAACAAACCTTTAACCGTTAAAATCAACTCGCCTCCGCACAGCCGTCGGCAAGACCCCCGGCGAAGAGATTGCCGGACTCTATCACTTCAATCATTCGGCACCTCAAGTTTTTCTTCACTTTAGACTTATTTCACttctttttcatatatttaattgcGAAATTTAACATTATTGTGCATATcatcgctctctctctctcacacacacattaCATGTGTTTTCACGTAGATTTTCTGCCTGAGATTCTACACTTATCGAACACTGATCAGGCTCTTCAGTTGCAATAAATAGCGAAGAAGCGAAAAAGAAAGCGAAGTGAAGATTGTGAAATGAGGAAGCGAAGTGAATCAGTTGCAGATGAATCCGAGTTTCCGTTCTCGATATCCGTGCCGCCATCACTAGCTGTGTATGTATCTAATTAAGcaagcattttttttatttgatatcgCAATTTGTTTAGGCTatctttatatttgtatatgagaTTATACTGCTTTGGATTCCGGAATTATGAAGCATATATGTGTGGACATGTTTGCGTATTTTAAGAGCTATGCTAATTAATTTGATCCGAGTACTGAGAACTATGTTATAGTCGAATTAAGATTGCTTTACTGGAAAATATATGTTATAGAAGCTCAGATGAATCTTATTCAATTGTAGGGACTAGACAGTGCCTGTTTGGTGATATTATGCCAGATGATCCTGTAATATTAAGTCACTATGTAATGAACACATTTGCGCTATTATAAAGTCAATTGGTTACAGCTCTAATGCAGCTTGAACCTCAGCTCTCGCATATCACATCCGATGAATGCATCTGTGTTTCagtaactatattatattatcatacAGAGTTTCAGAAATTCTGATTTAGAGCAAACACATTCTTTGTTGTGACAATATATCTATTGCCTCTTCAAACAGAAGCACTGTCCACACTTCTCCAGATGAGTGGAGAGGTTGCAGGTGTAAGCATTCAAAATGCCTTAAGTTGTAAGTTTGCTTCACTTTGCATGTATAAAAATTTTGTAGGCGTTTTCTTTACAGACAAATATTATATTCCATATTACTCCATCATTGCTTTTGATTTAGAACCGGGCACGTAGGATAAGGTATCCTCCGCTTAGTTTAATTAAGCATAGTTTTAAATGACTGTTATTGGCTTTAAATTGAGTATCTTATTGAAATAACTCCAAGGTACTGCGAGTGCTTTGCTTCTGGAACATATTGTGATGACTGTGGCTGCAATAATTGTcgaaataattttgaaaatgaatctgCAAGACAAGATGCAATTAGTTTGACCTTGGAGCGAAAACCAAATGCTTTCAGGCGTATGGCTGGTCAGCATCTAATTTTGAATGCCGAGGTATGCCACTCCCACTGTACGCATTTTgcattggggggggggggggggggcgcaATTCTGTAGTTCTCACTTAAAACTCATAGAACTTTTGAGTATTCTAAGATAAGGTAAATATGCTTGGAGTAAGTCATGTTATATATGTGAATTACTAAAAATATAGCCTCCTTCTCatctattatttatataaacaaacgTAGGATCCTGCAAAAACTGTACTGGTGGAGGGATGCAACTGCAAGAGATCAAGATGCCTCAAGAGGTATTGCAATTGCTTCCGAACCAACAGCTTGTGCTCTGAAAAGTGTAGATGTATGGACTGCAATAATTTTGAAGGATGCGAAGAGAGGTTGGCTTCTAATAATGGGAAAGATGCTAGTATTTTTACAAAGGTTGTGCAGGCAAATATTGTAATACATGGCGAAGTTGAGCACTCTAGCTATAGTTCATTTCAAAATTGCATAAACAGGAATGATCAGAATTTGCAAAGCCTAAACAAGGAGGACCCGTCAACTTTTGAAGCTGTACAAATTCAACAGGTATTATATGCTTCAGACTCAATGAATAGATCAACTTTGATGTTTTCTTGTGTTGTACTTTGTAACAGCACCTTTTATTCTATATTAGTTAACCACATGAAAGCATGTCGCATTTGTAGGAAGCAGCATGCTTGCTTTACttcataaatttgaatttccaTGATCGACCTTCTTGTCAACTAGTTGGAATTGAATATCAAACACAGAACTTATTTTTGTCTATTATGTTGGATATACTCCAACCAAGTATTGATAATACATTACTTAATTCTGTTCCTTCTCTAACTTGCCTATCCTTCCATCGGTCTTCAGCCTCCTGCACCTGCAACAATGGACTCTTCTAAGGTGGCCTACAGGTTTATATCTATACTCGAAGTCCCCTCTCttgtaaaattttcatattcttGTTCACGTGCAAGCATTCACGAGTATTAAAGGTGTCCATAAATGTGGCTGAAGATCTTTGTTAGCTGGCCTCATCCAACCAGGTGACATAAGAGAACTTTCAGCGCATTTAGTAGTTGTCTCTGATGCAACCAAATTTTTCAAAGGTATGGTCTGATGTAGATGGAGTATAAAGCTGCAATTACAGAAATTTTTGATCTTGGTCTCATACTGTCATTAGAATATCACTCGTGCTCATTCATAATCATTCATTTCTGATTGCTCATATATACAACTGGGAGTCTGGGACCTGATATAAAGGTTCAAAATGTCTTAAATCATAAATGGCTTTGGCGATGAAATGTGTCAAAACTATCAAACAGAAGCAAACGATTTACCTGGGGGAAACCATggatgatttataaaaatattaaatattattacttctattattattcaaaattctGCATATTTTGTTCATATGCTGCGTTAATTTGGATTTTTCATATGATTtgtttaactaaa
This genomic window contains:
- the LOC108225040 gene encoding protein tesmin/TSO1-like CXC 6 isoform X1, giving the protein MRKRSESVADESEFPFSISVPPSLAVSTVHTSPDEWRGCRCKHSKCLKLYCECFASGTYCDDCGCNNCRNNFENESARQDAISLTLERKPNAFRRMAGQHLILNAEDPAKTVLVEGCNCKRSRCLKRYCNCFRTNSLCSEKCRCMDCNNFEGCEERLASNNGKDASIFTKVVQANIVIHGEVEHSSYSSFQNCINRNDQNLQSLNKEDPSTFEAVQIQQPPAPATMDSSKVAYRSLLAGLIQPGDIRELSAHLVVVSDATKFFKAKYYSTNMRTVGESQMGIVDSLANQDVEISYGLLDLNPKTKYNFHGKLVDSGSTDTDQQNGKPVSHGTVELMCDEQASLFNHNTTPDMILDYGCNADVHAQQERLVLRHFCDCLMKLICRGKAKERQVMMSLRFDTDDQHEPVVLDHEEEL
- the LOC108225040 gene encoding protein tesmin/TSO1-like CXC 6 isoform X2, producing the protein MRKRSESVADESEFPFSISVPPSLAVYCECFASGTYCDDCGCNNCRNNFENESARQDAISLTLERKPNAFRRMAGQHLILNAEDPAKTVLVEGCNCKRSRCLKRYCNCFRTNSLCSEKCRCMDCNNFEGCEERLASNNGKDASIFTKVVQANIVIHGEVEHSSYSSFQNCINRNDQNLQSLNKEDPSTFEAVQIQQPPAPATMDSSKVAYRSLLAGLIQPGDIRELSAHLVVVSDATKFFKAKYYSTNMRTVGESQMGIVDSLANQDVEISYGLLDLNPKTKYNFHGKLVDSGSTDTDQQNGKPVSHGTVELMCDEQASLFNHNTTPDMILDYGCNADVHAQQERLVLRHFCDCLMKLICRGKAKERQVMMSLRFDTDDQHEPVVLDHEEEL
- the LOC108225664 gene encoding uncharacterized protein LOC108225664; this translates as MSILELDSMLVEAFGTIGYTEIFYKLPHMEGACTKVEKDGDVLTMCSKVDCRRLVYVYAVTVHIEQTQTYCPSQLDFNYEYFDNMSAAEREEIEQLLLLEGMAEEFNKDDDKGVDENENPVVEPQVVSDGEHGSFHDDSSNIDSTDDELCAAREKRKNVKQSSKDDANKEDHFSDELVSDISDNDYNSEDERMAANSTDEEAVSCKVFNERTDMEDPKFEIGMLFSSANSFRAAVQKFAILNRKAVVQCRNFGKRIKYVCKGGQCKWSIYASLMQDSKTYQVRTYIKTHTCPPSFKQKYMTSKWIAEHYENEIRMNPTWPLGAFHKKIVNDWGCEVSLYAVGRAKRKALQVIKGHHVKQYGQLWDYVYAVKKAMPDSTIELVLDEPDGGPEDGPSARRFKRIYVCLGPLRRGFTSGCRPIIGLDGCHLKGPFGGQLLTAVGCDSNDGMYPIAWAVVEAENSETWNWFLNLLAYDVNIINSGAWTFISDRQKGLINALTTVVPNAEHRFCVMHLYRNMYKDHKGVGSRTLLWLAAISTTEFMFNKHMSELKKVVDLLVNCL